The following proteins are encoded in a genomic region of Galbibacter sp. BG1:
- a CDS encoding GH92 family glycosyl hydrolase — MINKLNYLYGLLILGIISCDSVKEKEKEIASPEGNAKYVNTFIGTGGHGHTFPGATVPYGMVQLSPDTRTDGWDSCGGYHYTDNSIIGFTHTHLSGTGIADYGDILFMPFSGEVQLDRGTPDNPDSGFRSRFSHDQEYSQPGYYKVHLLDDKITAELTATERAGFHRYTFKPGEDQKLMIDLTHVLQEKHNKNEINEFKILSDTEISGYKLTKGWAKKQHIYFYAKFNKPFVGSLYDADSLAEGDSLKTTLSKAVLQFSSNEEPLLAVVGISSVDYNGAKQNATKEISHWDFDKIREQAYDQWNDQLKTIAIEGTTDEEKSIFYTALYHTSISPNIFNDVDGRYRKINMDIDTLPTGENTYTVFSLWDTFRAFHPLLTITNPDLDAEFINTLLKKYEEGGILPKWELAANYTGTMIGYHAIPVIVDAYFKGIRNFDVDKAYKAMIATSKFDRDNIEANNEKILEKLMPMAKKYNEELGYIPADLEIESVAKALEYAYNDWCIAQLAKDLGKDDDYEYYMERAKRYEKYFDKQSGFMRGKLADGSWRTPFDPKASSHRKDDYCEGNAWQWTWFVPHDVDGLVNLMGGRDRFTAKLDTLFSTDSNITGDQTSNDISGLIGQYAHGNEPGHHITHLYNYVGQPWKTQKLVDSVLTTLYFNNPNGLAGNEDCGQMSAWYILNAIGIYPVCPGSSVYSIGRPIFGEVNIALKNGNVFTVKTKNNSKQNKYIQGITWKNMPLNQPFIDHKEIMAGGVLEVQLGAKPNKSFGIQGHE, encoded by the coding sequence ATGATCAATAAATTAAATTACCTGTATGGACTGCTTATTCTAGGCATAATTTCATGCGATTCTGTAAAGGAGAAAGAAAAAGAAATCGCCTCACCCGAAGGGAACGCAAAATACGTAAATACCTTTATCGGTACGGGAGGGCATGGCCACACCTTTCCTGGAGCTACTGTTCCCTATGGTATGGTGCAATTAAGCCCAGACACTCGTACTGACGGTTGGGACTCTTGTGGTGGTTATCATTACACTGATAATTCTATAATAGGGTTTACCCATACACATTTAAGTGGTACAGGTATTGCAGATTATGGGGATATTCTATTTATGCCATTTTCTGGAGAAGTACAATTGGATAGGGGCACACCCGATAACCCAGACAGTGGTTTTAGATCCAGGTTCTCACATGATCAGGAATATAGCCAACCTGGTTACTACAAAGTTCATTTACTGGATGATAAAATTACAGCTGAACTGACCGCAACCGAAAGGGCAGGCTTCCATAGGTATACATTCAAACCCGGGGAGGATCAAAAATTGATGATAGATTTAACCCACGTTTTACAGGAAAAACATAATAAGAATGAAATTAATGAATTTAAAATATTAAGCGACACTGAAATATCCGGTTATAAACTTACCAAAGGTTGGGCTAAAAAACAGCACATTTATTTTTATGCAAAATTCAATAAACCTTTTGTTGGCAGTTTGTACGACGCAGATTCCTTAGCTGAAGGAGATAGTTTGAAAACTACATTGAGTAAGGCCGTACTTCAATTTTCTTCGAATGAAGAACCGTTATTGGCGGTTGTTGGAATCTCTTCGGTAGATTACAACGGGGCAAAACAAAATGCCACCAAGGAGATTTCACATTGGGATTTTGATAAAATTAGGGAACAAGCTTATGACCAATGGAACGATCAATTGAAAACAATTGCAATAGAGGGTACTACAGATGAGGAAAAATCTATATTCTATACAGCTTTGTACCATACCAGTATTAGTCCAAACATTTTTAATGACGTAGACGGGCGTTATCGAAAAATAAATATGGATATTGATACCTTACCAACAGGTGAAAATACGTACACAGTTTTTTCTTTATGGGACACTTTTCGAGCTTTTCATCCTCTATTAACTATTACGAATCCGGATTTGGACGCAGAATTCATAAATACCCTGTTGAAAAAATATGAGGAAGGTGGAATATTGCCGAAATGGGAACTGGCCGCCAATTATACTGGTACCATGATAGGTTACCATGCCATTCCAGTTATTGTTGATGCGTATTTTAAGGGAATTCGAAATTTTGATGTGGATAAGGCTTATAAAGCTATGATAGCCACCTCCAAATTTGATAGGGATAATATAGAAGCAAATAATGAAAAGATTTTAGAAAAACTAATGCCTATGGCAAAAAAATATAATGAGGAACTTGGGTATATCCCTGCAGACCTAGAAATTGAATCTGTGGCAAAGGCGTTAGAATATGCTTACAATGATTGGTGCATTGCCCAGTTGGCAAAAGATCTGGGGAAAGATGATGATTATGAATATTATATGGAAAGGGCAAAACGCTATGAAAAATATTTTGATAAGCAAAGCGGATTTATGAGAGGAAAATTGGCCGATGGAAGTTGGAGAACACCTTTTGACCCCAAAGCTTCATCCCATAGGAAGGACGATTACTGTGAAGGAAATGCATGGCAATGGACTTGGTTTGTTCCTCATGATGTGGACGGCTTGGTAAATTTAATGGGGGGCCGTGATAGGTTTACGGCCAAACTAGATACATTATTTTCTACGGATTCAAATATTACAGGAGATCAAACATCCAATGATATTTCTGGATTGATCGGTCAATATGCCCATGGAAATGAACCAGGGCACCATATTACCCATCTATATAATTATGTGGGACAACCTTGGAAAACCCAGAAATTGGTAGACTCGGTACTTACTACGTTATATTTCAATAACCCAAATGGATTGGCGGGTAATGAGGACTGTGGACAAATGTCTGCTTGGTATATTTTAAACGCAATAGGGATATATCCTGTATGCCCAGGCTCATCCGTGTATTCAATTGGAAGACCCATTTTTGGAGAGGTAAATATAGCCCTTAAAAATGGGAACGTTTTTACGGTTAAAACTAAAAACAACTCAAAGCAAAACAAATATATTCAAGGGATTACTTGGAAGAATATGCCTTTGAACCAACCATTTATTGATCACAAAGAAATCATGGCTGGGGGTGTTTTGGAAGTACAATTGGGGGCAAAACCTAATAAAAGCTTTGGAATTCAAGGACACGAATAA
- a CDS encoding PQQ-binding-like beta-propeller repeat protein: protein MKLKLISALLLMFVCRLNAQGNFLSSGDEELDSIRLAVKKNPTSAETFQLRAFKMKLWMVILQQQGARLDPFVAIDNEMAEIVWWNTIFWNEGKPQDFTPDEMDKLCDITDRGYEVLEYTQKDLRDNPRKIIKASPDAQEVPTQENPINWTHYKGNNGLNGYTGAEGPQLGENVWKYPVGLPWESEPVVEGNRVYLSSPGMRTAMLCVDLESGETIWDTTQQAEIMGDQLYNTPSNMATPVVLEDFVLYRETGSRGNKGPTKEIVFVDKKSGEIDHEVLAGHVDYRVGLPTVTANEEFLVYTHGVQDIEAIPPIAQAYNRVVCKDTHSGKLLWDFNIGYTFADPLLVEDRVFIGNQTGYMYAMKCGEKYGPVDKRRIAWEFRAAGSINEKATNYKDYLFFGDNSGRFYCLNNQNGEKIWEFKVKDTEQRSFRHFSRAFVVDGKVFVGAADKMIYCFDVKSGELLFSYLTDDWIRAKPVAKDDRLYFATMKGSFYGLDISRKKPKLIFRKTPGDHPVIADLVITSNKVLYNDSDLYTYTFNLNGDLLWKKSLVGSFINDSGNRIFTDEIAGGARYMSKPTAANGLVYFGSPIRFVYAVDANNGKEKWKFEAGASLCGAPVYDNDKIYFGVHSGEDEFYCLDAQTGEVIWKQDVGWVWGSPNVSDGIVYISGIDGNVQALDANNGQIIWRHRLDRSICSEPAVEGDQVFFGSWDHYLYGMNKKTGNINWKFHLSGGTDSGVQIVKDGKIYLPIGGPRFRCLNAKTGEVLWEFTEPKTNFNVTPAYHNGKVYCSNWYGIGLGGICTVSNLYCLDAETGEKVWQGYGGGLSGPVIGANGDVYIASVSSPYFYCYDGNGNPDGSAKIKWMYKMGNKVEESTPALYNGKAYIMSSDGYIHAIK from the coding sequence ATGAAATTAAAGCTTATCTCCGCACTGCTTTTAATGTTTGTTTGCCGGCTAAATGCCCAAGGAAACTTTTTGTCTTCGGGGGATGAGGAATTGGATTCAATACGTCTGGCGGTTAAGAAAAACCCTACTTCAGCTGAGACTTTTCAACTTAGGGCTTTTAAAATGAAGCTGTGGATGGTTATTCTTCAACAGCAGGGGGCTAGACTTGATCCATTCGTTGCTATTGATAATGAAATGGCTGAAATTGTCTGGTGGAATACTATTTTTTGGAACGAAGGGAAACCACAGGATTTTACCCCTGATGAAATGGATAAGTTATGTGATATTACCGATCGGGGATATGAAGTTTTGGAATACACACAAAAGGATTTAAGAGATAATCCACGAAAAATAATAAAGGCTTCGCCGGATGCTCAGGAGGTACCTACTCAAGAGAATCCAATAAACTGGACACATTATAAAGGCAATAATGGCCTTAATGGTTATACTGGTGCCGAGGGTCCTCAACTGGGGGAAAATGTCTGGAAATATCCGGTAGGCCTTCCTTGGGAGTCGGAACCCGTTGTAGAGGGAAATCGAGTTTATTTATCCTCTCCTGGGATGCGTACTGCTATGCTTTGCGTTGATTTGGAGTCTGGAGAGACCATTTGGGATACTACGCAACAAGCTGAAATTATGGGAGACCAACTTTATAATACCCCTAGTAATATGGCCACACCAGTAGTGCTTGAGGATTTTGTACTCTATCGAGAAACTGGTAGCAGGGGTAATAAGGGTCCTACCAAAGAGATTGTTTTTGTAGATAAAAAGAGTGGTGAAATAGATCATGAGGTTTTGGCTGGGCATGTCGATTATCGTGTAGGATTACCAACGGTGACCGCTAATGAAGAGTTTTTAGTATATACACATGGAGTACAGGATATTGAGGCGATACCGCCAATAGCACAGGCATATAATAGGGTTGTTTGTAAGGACACCCATAGTGGGAAACTTTTATGGGATTTTAATATTGGATATACTTTTGCAGATCCTTTATTGGTAGAAGACAGGGTCTTTATAGGAAACCAAACGGGGTACATGTATGCAATGAAATGTGGGGAAAAGTATGGCCCAGTGGATAAAAGGCGTATTGCTTGGGAATTTAGGGCAGCCGGCTCTATAAATGAAAAAGCGACAAATTACAAAGACTATTTATTTTTTGGTGATAACTCCGGAAGGTTCTACTGTTTGAATAATCAAAACGGGGAGAAAATATGGGAATTTAAGGTGAAAGATACGGAACAGCGTTCTTTTAGGCATTTTTCACGTGCTTTTGTAGTGGATGGTAAAGTATTTGTTGGGGCGGCTGATAAAATGATATATTGTTTCGATGTCAAATCGGGAGAATTGCTGTTTTCATATCTAACCGATGATTGGATACGGGCCAAACCTGTCGCAAAAGATGACCGATTGTATTTTGCAACGATGAAAGGGTCATTCTATGGATTGGATATTTCCAGAAAAAAACCAAAACTGATTTTTAGAAAAACACCGGGAGATCATCCAGTTATTGCCGATTTAGTAATCACATCAAATAAAGTGTTGTACAACGATTCAGACCTTTACACGTATACTTTTAACTTAAATGGCGACCTACTCTGGAAGAAGAGTCTTGTAGGTAGTTTCATCAACGATAGTGGAAATCGAATCTTTACTGATGAAATCGCAGGTGGGGCTAGATATATGTCTAAGCCGACCGCTGCCAATGGTTTGGTTTATTTTGGGAGTCCAATTCGTTTTGTTTATGCCGTCGATGCCAATAACGGAAAGGAAAAATGGAAGTTTGAAGCTGGCGCCTCGCTCTGTGGTGCACCAGTTTATGATAATGATAAAATTTATTTTGGTGTTCACAGCGGGGAAGACGAATTCTACTGCTTAGATGCTCAAACGGGCGAAGTTATTTGGAAACAGGATGTCGGCTGGGTATGGGGGTCCCCAAATGTAAGTGATGGAATAGTATATATTTCAGGAATCGATGGAAACGTACAAGCCCTTGATGCCAATAATGGGCAAATTATATGGCGCCATCGTTTGGACCGTTCCATCTGCAGTGAACCTGCTGTGGAAGGAGATCAGGTGTTTTTTGGAAGTTGGGATCACTATCTCTATGGAATGAACAAAAAAACCGGAAACATTAACTGGAAGTTCCATCTTAGCGGCGGAACCGATTCAGGTGTTCAAATTGTAAAGGATGGTAAAATCTATTTACCCATAGGAGGACCTAGGTTTCGTTGTTTGAATGCTAAAACTGGAGAGGTACTTTGGGAATTTACAGAGCCTAAAACAAATTTCAATGTGACCCCTGCATACCATAATGGTAAAGTGTACTGTTCTAATTGGTATGGGATTGGATTGGGCGGAATATGTACAGTTTCCAATCTTTATTGTTTAGATGCTGAAACAGGTGAAAAAGTGTGGCAGGGTTACGGCGGAGGACTCAGCGGACCGGTGATTGGAGCGAATGGAGACGTTTACATAGCATCGGTTTCAAGCCCCTATTTTTATTGTTACGATG